One window from the genome of Bacillus rossius redtenbacheri isolate Brsri chromosome 17, Brsri_v3, whole genome shotgun sequence encodes:
- the LOC134540644 gene encoding exodeoxyribonuclease isoform X1 — MMYRSLSLFANLANMPSKRTQSWTAGVCSAGKMSSKRTAARKEVSDGEDETPAPPRSSKRQQMAADLKEAEEQRESESEDANGEGDGPKRKQATKPDPKPPGKAAKTDGKMNKTDSDFGAMDFSSRSETKDGKAWNMKISSWNVSGLRALIKKNGLDFLKHEDPDVFCMQETKCSTQKLPPEAIVDGYHKYWCAADKEGYSGTSVFSKAKPLSVAYGLGAKEHDSEGRLITAEYDQFYLVNVYVPNSGRGLVTLPKRMKWDEALRAHLRKLEAKKPVILCGDLNVAHEEIDLANPKTNTKNAGFTREERDGMTALLAEGYVDSFRHLYPDRAGAYTFWAYFGNARAKNVGWRLDYFVVSEKLLGNLCDSVIRSDVYGSDHCPITLLLNV; from the exons ATGATGTACAGATCACTTTCACTCTTTGCTAACCTAGCGAATATGCCGTCAAAAAGAACACAAAGCTGGACG GCCGGTGTGTGTTCGGCAGGCAAGATGAGCTCGAAGCGGACAGCGGCGAGGAAGGAGGTCTCCGACGGTGAGGACGAGACCCCGGCACCTCCGCGGAGCTCCAAGAGGCAGCAGATGGCTGCCGACCTCAAAGAGGCGGAGGAGCAGCGAGAAAGCGAGTCCGAAGATGCCAACGGAGAAGGCGACGGGCCGAAGAGAAAGCAGGCGACCAAACCGGACCCGAAGCCGCCCGGGAAAGCGGCAAAGACGGACGGGAAGATGAACAAGACGGACAGCGACTTCGGGGCCATGGACTTCTCCAGCAGGTCGGAGACGAAGGACGGGAAGGCGTGGAACATGAAGATCTCGTCGTGGAACGTGAGCGGGCTGCGGGCGCTGATCAAGAAGAACGGCCTGGACTTCCTGAAGCACGAGGACCCGGACGTGTTCTGCATGCAGGAGACCAAGTGCTCGACCCAGAAGCTGCCCCCGGAGGCGATCGTGGACGGCTACCACAAGTACTGGTGCGCGGCCGACAAGGAGGGCTACTCCGGGACGTCCGTCTTCAGCAAGGCCAAGCCGCTGAGCGTGGCCTACGGCCTGGGGGCGAAGGAGCACGACTCGGAGGGCCGGCTGATAACGGCGGAGTACGACCAGTTCTACCTGGTGAACGTGTACGTGCCTAACTCTGGCCGGGGGCTGGTCACGCTCCCCAAGAGGATGAAGTGGGACGAGGCCCTGAGGGCGCACCTCCGCAAGCTGGAGGCGAAGAAGCCGGTGATCCTGTGCGGGGACCTGAACGTGGCCCACGAGGAGATCGACCTGGCCAATCCCAAGACCAACACCAAGAACGCCGGCTTCACCCGGGAGGAGCGCGACGGCATGACCGCGCTCCTGGCCGAGGGCTACGTGGACTCGTTCCGGCACTTGTACCCGGACCGCGCGGGCGCCTACACCTTCTGGGCGTACTTCGGCAACGCCCGCGCCAAGAACGTGGGCTGGCGCCTCGACTACTTCGTCGTGTCGGAGAAGCTGCTCGGGAACCTGTGCGACAGCGTCATCCGCAGCGACGTGTACGGGAGCGACCACTGTCCCATCACGCTGCTCCTCAACGTCTGA
- the LOC134540644 gene encoding exodeoxyribonuclease isoform X2 → MSSKRTAARKEVSDGEDETPAPPRSSKRQQMAADLKEAEEQRESESEDANGEGDGPKRKQATKPDPKPPGKAAKTDGKMNKTDSDFGAMDFSSRSETKDGKAWNMKISSWNVSGLRALIKKNGLDFLKHEDPDVFCMQETKCSTQKLPPEAIVDGYHKYWCAADKEGYSGTSVFSKAKPLSVAYGLGAKEHDSEGRLITAEYDQFYLVNVYVPNSGRGLVTLPKRMKWDEALRAHLRKLEAKKPVILCGDLNVAHEEIDLANPKTNTKNAGFTREERDGMTALLAEGYVDSFRHLYPDRAGAYTFWAYFGNARAKNVGWRLDYFVVSEKLLGNLCDSVIRSDVYGSDHCPITLLLNV, encoded by the coding sequence ATGAGCTCGAAGCGGACAGCGGCGAGGAAGGAGGTCTCCGACGGTGAGGACGAGACCCCGGCACCTCCGCGGAGCTCCAAGAGGCAGCAGATGGCTGCCGACCTCAAAGAGGCGGAGGAGCAGCGAGAAAGCGAGTCCGAAGATGCCAACGGAGAAGGCGACGGGCCGAAGAGAAAGCAGGCGACCAAACCGGACCCGAAGCCGCCCGGGAAAGCGGCAAAGACGGACGGGAAGATGAACAAGACGGACAGCGACTTCGGGGCCATGGACTTCTCCAGCAGGTCGGAGACGAAGGACGGGAAGGCGTGGAACATGAAGATCTCGTCGTGGAACGTGAGCGGGCTGCGGGCGCTGATCAAGAAGAACGGCCTGGACTTCCTGAAGCACGAGGACCCGGACGTGTTCTGCATGCAGGAGACCAAGTGCTCGACCCAGAAGCTGCCCCCGGAGGCGATCGTGGACGGCTACCACAAGTACTGGTGCGCGGCCGACAAGGAGGGCTACTCCGGGACGTCCGTCTTCAGCAAGGCCAAGCCGCTGAGCGTGGCCTACGGCCTGGGGGCGAAGGAGCACGACTCGGAGGGCCGGCTGATAACGGCGGAGTACGACCAGTTCTACCTGGTGAACGTGTACGTGCCTAACTCTGGCCGGGGGCTGGTCACGCTCCCCAAGAGGATGAAGTGGGACGAGGCCCTGAGGGCGCACCTCCGCAAGCTGGAGGCGAAGAAGCCGGTGATCCTGTGCGGGGACCTGAACGTGGCCCACGAGGAGATCGACCTGGCCAATCCCAAGACCAACACCAAGAACGCCGGCTTCACCCGGGAGGAGCGCGACGGCATGACCGCGCTCCTGGCCGAGGGCTACGTGGACTCGTTCCGGCACTTGTACCCGGACCGCGCGGGCGCCTACACCTTCTGGGCGTACTTCGGCAACGCCCGCGCCAAGAACGTGGGCTGGCGCCTCGACTACTTCGTCGTGTCGGAGAAGCTGCTCGGGAACCTGTGCGACAGCGTCATCCGCAGCGACGTGTACGGGAGCGACCACTGTCCCATCACGCTGCTCCTCAACGTCTGA